In Corylus avellana chromosome ca8, CavTom2PMs-1.0, the genomic stretch AAACTTTCATGTTAGAGACTATAAGGgtaaatgaataaaaagaaaatgccgagatgaaaaaaaaaaaaaaaaaaacgtctgCTAGGGTGGCAAAAATCAATCGAGATGTAGCaatagataaaattaaaatgaagacAGGTTTTAAGGGTTATTGTCATAGGTTACGAGGGGTAATGTGTTAGGCATCTATATATACCACATTGGTTGAGATATAGAGATCTAAGTTGTCAATTGTCATAATAGAATgtgatgttttgaaaattgtaCATAATTTGTAGCAGAAATTGGTATGACCAAATAATTGATGATGAAAAAACTATGTTGAATCATTTTCAATTATGGTATGTGAGACATATTAATAGGAAAGCCAATAAAGTAGCTCATtgcttagagcattcccaatggaagagctaaatgttacttttatctaaaatgactcttcaaatgtttgaaaaacctcctacattggattagccaaaagaaaatgtaaaatagatatttgattggaagagctaaaaaaaaaagctaaatgtagcagcatttTTTGAGggagcaattttattttttattgtttctctcacctgttttatatttttctcaaatcttttcctactttttctctgcatattcgctttttcccaaaacttttctcatttttcctcacatgttctatttttcccaaaacttttctcacttttaataatatttaaatgatatagataaaaatatagctaatcggatgtgaatgcatttaaaaattcattagctaaactagataaaagtaagttttgaggagccattttacataaaaatttggctcctcaattgggaatgctcttagcaAATATAGCTCTTTGCCAATTCTTGCAACAAGTTTAgtatttattcaaaatattgtaCTTAATCAGCAAGCCGTACTTGTTCCTGAGCTTCAACAAACTCTGCCTGGCAgtattcatgattttggttgaATCAGTTACCTCAACTGGCATTAGTGCTCTTGTCATTGTTGTCTACGAGCATGTCATCGCCACCATTGTCTTGTCCCTTCTCGCTTTCTTCCTCGACAAGTGAgtgctttcattttctttcctccCGGTTTGggaggagaaagagagacaatGGGAGATTTATGTTAATTTGATCCATTTCCAAATTTTAATAAGCATTGAGTTGTCTTTGGTGGCAGGAACAGGAGGCCACCTTTCTCCTTGAAGATAATATGCTATGCATTCCTTTTGGGATTCTTGCAGTTAAGTGCATGCaaagccttttctttttgtagaaaCAATTTGTTAAATTCTTATCAACTTATACGTTGTTTTCTAGGATTACACTTTGTCAGATGCTATTGACAATTTCCCTGCAATTTATAGCATCGACCTATCAAAGCATTGGGCTAAACATGATCCCCTCCATAGTATTTATAATGGCCCTCATCTTCCGCCAAGAAAATCTCAGATTTTGGAACATCATCGGACAGGCGAAGATATGGGGTCTACTCCTCTCGGCTGCCGGAGCATTGGCTGTAGTGTTGTGGAAGGGGCCAGTAGTTCTAACCTCTACGTTGGTTAACATCAAAGGAACAAGTGATAGTGTCCTTGGCAGCGTCATGATCATTGTTGGGCTGCTTGCGTCAAGCTTTTGGAATATTTTAGTGGTAACAAAAACATCTCTGCAACTTCATctcactacaagaaaaatgGTTTTTAGCGACGACTTAATGTCCCAATAGCAACGGACAACTAGTAAAGTCGTTGCTGATAGAATTAAAAATTGTCGCTAAAAATactttacataaaaaaaaaacttgtcgTCGCTATTGCAAAGTTATCAACGATGACAATTTGAAATCGTTGATGATGATATGTACATCAATGATGATTATACAAAGTCATCGCTGATTTTTATCTTGGGCCAAACATTGTTTAGTTGTTAACGTAGTCATGATATAATTTTTGCAGGGTCGTGTACTTCAGTTCTACCAAGCAGAACTATCCTTAACTGCGATGATGAGCTTATTTGGCACAATCCAAACTGCCTTAGTCTCTGCATTTGTGATATCATCGTCATCTTGGAAACTAAAGTGGGAAGGAGGGCTTGTCTTGGTCACCATATTACTTGGGGGGGTCATGATATAGAGCACGCCGAGCGTGCTCTATATCTTTACCCTACTTGGGGtaagccaatatatatatatacatacatacactTTAGGGTTGGTATCTAATTAAAAGCCAATTATGAATTTCACGTTATttaataacttctttttttataatttaaataatcttGATATTTAGTTGAGCTAATTATAATTCATGAAATGATCAATTGAGGTCCTTAAACTGAATTGCGTGTGATTTAGGTGTATCAAGGGATTTGGATATCTCCTTAAAGTAAGTCTAGGTTTAGTAATTTCAGGAAATAGGTTACTGAAATTTATACTcttaaaaattcaattatttgataaaaGTGTTCTAGATGATCatgtaattaaattaattaaatactaGAATTAAAGATGTAGTTAGAAAAGATTGACAGTGAACAATAATTTCTTATTCTATCTATGGATATCTCATAATTGAGTTTACTTGTAAGATTTATTACGATAAAGAGGTCTTTTGTAATCATACAAAACCTAGACGGTAATttaaattgagtaatgctactcttcacactaaTTTCATATCAACTAGCGTGGCTTGTTAtaagtaattttcttttttattttattgtatttaagtaGCTGACTTGAAGAGTCACGTTAGCCGGTATGAACTGAATGTAATAAATGCGTGTgaagtgtagcattactcattacaATTTATGGTGGAAAAAATTGTGGTTAGTGAGACTTGAGAAGAGGTTATGAGATAACGAAAACTCCAAGTAGGGTAGctctcaccattttttttttctttataaaatgagaaagagagaaaaataaaaagagagcaCACCCTAGTAAATAGCAAAAAGGATCAAAGTTGTTTAAGGGGAAATTTTACTTAACCCCTTAAACtgtcatcacttttgcaatgaATTCCCTAaagttcaatttttctcaatttagtgtatctatcTTTTAATTGTTTGCAATCTCATCATTCTGTtaactttttccaaaatacccccattttttttagggaaaaaaaaagtgcaaagaTTAAGGCAGTAGTTTGAATTTAAcagtatttgcaaaaatactcatacttcaatctttgcaaaaaaaaaaaaaaatctaaaaaaaaaaggatggggtattttgaaaattttgttggaatttaacataaaatcttaACGGATGggggacattaaaaaaaaattaaaaatttgatacattaaattgagagattttgaacttTATGGGAGACATTGCAAAAGGGGTGACAATTTAGGagggtaagtaaagttttcccttgTTTTGATAAGTAGAAAGAGTAGTTGTTGACCCTTGACCGGGAGGAATTCTTAAACCTAACAAGCTTAACGtaaaaatgaggtgacttttaaaattaccatttgatcaaaatctaatgataatcaatcacaagtccaatagtgattttaagagccacatcattcttaaaataacacaaaaggGACTTCTAGTATTACTCACATTTTCATGTACTAAATAACTAGTTTTGGGTGAATTGCAAGGAGTTAAGGTGACAGGGTTATCTTATTATGTGATGACATGGGCCATTAAGAAGAAGGGTGTTGTGTTCGAAGTAGCATTTAACCCAGTTCTTGTCGTTTTCTCGTTTCTTCTACAAACATTTTTACTGGGAAATTCTGCACATTTGGGCAGGTATGTCTGTTTAAGTAATTATATAAAGAGAATTAGAgtcctctcaaatgtgatgtggctatAAGGAATTgatccatttctttttctctggcTATAAGGAATGGATTTATCTAAAAATTTGAGTTGACTAAGAAATGAAGGTGTAgaattttttggtttaaatttattttgcttttttccttGTTGTGTAGCATCATAGGAGGAGTTTTTGTTATATTGGGCCTTTACCTAATTCTATGGGCAAAAGCCAATGATATGGAGGAGGAAAGGACTGTGGCGGATGATTCCGCTTACTCTCTCCTTAGTTCAACCATGAAAGTGGAAGGCAAGAGTTCAACAATGCTACCTACCCAAAAAAGAGTTCAACAATGATAAGGATAGaaattttttatgataaatgGTTTGTTTAACttaaattaagaaatttgttagaatttaTTTACATTTGAAAACTTATTCAAATCACTCgtaaagctttatatatatgtagCCTCTACAGGCTTTTACCTATGGACGTAAGTCATTGGCCTAACCACAAAATATTTGTCTCTCTTTTCTACCTTCATCTCTTTACTTTATTATGAAATTCTATTTAGTATCAGCATTCTTCTTCCACCCAATACTCAATTGCGACCTTTTATCGAACACCTTAGCTGCaacccctttcttttttcacaCAAAAATCACACCCACCTCTATTCTGCGACAAATACCAACCAAAACCCAAAGCAAAGCACTACCAAATCAATCCAAAGGCACCGAACAATCCGTCTCTCATTTGCCATATGATCATATGATGGAAACCCACTCGGTTAAGGGTTGGAACTTCTCCGCTTAGAATAGGAGAAACACCACAATACTTTACTTAGGGTACGAGAACACCACAATACTTCACTTAGGGTGGAAGAAACCACATATTTCACAAATAACTTTGTTGCTTCTCATTAACAACCAAATGATCTTTAAATAGAAACACGGTAATAAGATGACACCTAAATTGATAATAACCCATAATTAATCCTAATCCTAATTTCAAATAACCTAATCCTAATGAGTCAGATCATATATACAATATAGAACTAATCCAAATGCACCACCCAATCTCTCTGATGTTTTTCATATGTTTCTGTTAAACTCCTGCTCACCCAAATGCAAACTCTCGAACCCCTAACCTCACCCACATCGTCAGTGTGAGTGTGTGACTTGCTCTATGCGGATCTCTTTGTGTTATGTTATGTAACCCTTTGAAATATtgaaagagtatatatatattacgtgTTACGCTATTGGCCTTGGGGAATATGGGGTCATATTCCAATATTTTGATGTCAATGGATGGACAATATGGTCTGACATGATTGTTCGAGGGTGAATTAAAGTTATAAACATACTTTCTCTTGTTAATggactttttcttttgtgtgctTGATAGAAAGATTTCACAAAAGCTACATAAGACAAAGCGGAagcaattgaaagaaaaaaatcaatgtaatgtttCAAAGTATTTTGCATACTCAGGAATCACGGTTTACAACAGTTTTTTCAATAGTCCATATTTAATTCCAATTTTTCTATGAGAACGAGtaatattaaatttgtacaGTTGAAAAACTACAGAATATGTTCCGTAGTTTTCACTCACAAATGGGTTCTTCGTTGAGCATGGCTAGACCAGCTCATGTCCTTCTCACAATGGTTAAAAAACCCCCATAGGGGATCAATCACTGAATCTGTATTTAGGAATGTTCACAGCAGATGCCTACTTTAAACATGCCAAGTCCAGCTTAGTGATCTGTAGGCATGGATCGCTCACAGATGGGGCCTATCTTACATGGCAAAgtccaggtttttttttttttttttccccacaaTGGTAAAGCAATCCAATCCCATCACACCAGATATAAGGATTCTGAGAGTTTGACACAATTTTAGGCGAGTGCCATCAGACCAGGATTTTTCAAGGATCATACTCTTTAAGTGtgctttctaaattttttagtgATTGAAAACCACTAAAATTGAAAACTAGCGCACATAATTTCAAGATAGACAAGAGaatcaaaatgatcaaaataacAGAAACACATAAAGCAATCCAGCTTTAACTACTAACATATGATGAACAAAAGCTACAAGAAGTCATCCGTTAAAGCCATTACCGTACCCCTTCATGTAAAGAGATAATGGAAGCACCACATTTGAATTTACTCTGCAATAAAGAGTCTGTCTCTCATTATCAGTGATTTGGTTCAGAGTTCCTGTTCATCCTCCACGTCTATGCCAAGAAGTTTAGCCAACTCTCCACTTTCATATGCTTCAATAGTATCTGgaatcaatatgccaatgagtTTCAAACTAGGATTTGTATGACACCTTTTCTTTTGAATGTTAGGCATACTGCCCAATTGATGACACAAAGTTGTGTCAAGCCCTGCCCAACAATTGATTGGATACCCAATAATTCGCTCTTATTTAACTTATGAAGCTACAGAATTGCAAGGATGTTATGTTTTTGCTTAGAAGGTTTAAAGAGTTACTATCTTTTAGGTAGTTATCATTTTTTTAGGTACTATCAAAAGCTGCTATCTATGATACTTATGCATGCAGCAAACACCCAACAGATGTAGTTatgatatatttataattttaaattcacaACAGCGCATACACGGCTGAGTCCCCATGATGCACCCGCTGAGAAGGGTTTAGTTGCCATTCTTTCATGTAATTTTCAGTTTTGCCAATCAAGGGTATATGTGGGGTCACATGCAACTGAGTCTAATTCCTAGTTAGTATTGAAGTTTGTGTTATTAAGAGTCCATGGCTTTCTATTAGTCGTGGATGTGGTTTCTTAGACtcttttaagtttaggtttatTAGCTAGCTTTTATTTGGGTAAAGTCAATTCTCATTTATCTTTCATATTATTGGAAGATTTTTACTAGCCAGGAAGTCTATTTGAATCTATAAACATTCTCAATTGTGCTCAAACCTCATGTTTGTGTGAAAACATGAAACTCAATGCCCACATCCACTGATTATAGGTGTTCTAGTGATCTCCCGTTAAATTCATATATCAATTTTACAAGTAAAGGCAGTATAAATTTGTTTCCAAAGGAAGATGAACTTACCATCTGAGCCTCCAATGTGCTTTTCATTTATGAACACCTGGGGCACAGTACGCCTCCCAACAATATCACTTAGGGCATCCTGAATGTCCGAGCCATCCTCTGCAAGATACAGGGCCAACATATATCAATAACATCCATCATACCCAAACCATGTGCATACATAGGCGCACACGCTACTTCACAGAGCTTTCGTCTAGTGGAAGCTGCTAGAAAAGGCCATGCTAGCTTCCAACTCAGCTTATAAGAATCCGAGTTAGAGCAATTACATTATATACGCAGTCAAGAAAGCTGAATTTTTAATCCTACAAACTGGAACTTAATATGTAAGATTGAGCAATGCATATTCATATAACTCAGCAGAAAGTTCTCCAGTCCATTCAACAGCCATTGCTTTTACTTGTTACTTTACAATATCAGTTACTAATAAATCAAGATCCTTGAATATTATCCTTATTATGCCACCTATGAAAATTCAGTAAGGAATTTGTGAACATACCTCTCTGATCGAGTTCAACAACATGTGGTACTTGTTTTAActctttgaaaacatttttggcCTTTCTACAGTAACTGCATCAACAAATGGGGAGAATAAAAGACCACAGACAGAAAAAGGTGAGCAAATaattcataaaatattattgaaatatttCATAGGCTTCAAATGTAACTTGCTcactgaaaaaagaaagaacaactTGAAATTTTCCCCTGGGTGCTTGTTACTTGAGATTTAGACTTTCTTGTGACATTAAGAAAGTCTAAATCTCAAGTAACAAACACCCAGGGGAAAATTTCAGCAGCTTACAATTATTGCCTGAAATCTGTCTTTTACATAGTATCTCGTCTTAATTGGCCCTCTAGCGATGAAAATTTAACTACCAAATGACCAGAAGCGCTTAATCCAAAAATGTTTAAACAAAAGCAAGCAGAGGTTGTCTTAAGAAACCAATTTATGGGATCAGATTCGAAAACCCATAAAATCAAAGTGGACTGATTCAACCTTTTTATGTGATGCTCAGATTACCCATCTCAGATTCACAAAAGAACTTGAGAAGCTATAATGGCAATACATCAAAACTAGCACAGCCGTTGCATTCAATTGGAAGAATTAAAGAGATATTGTATAAGCAAGCAAATAAGGAAGGAATTGGGAGAAACTGAATTCTATAAAATGACAACATTGGttccaataaaatcaaatatatccAAGATCTTCAAATTGCAGTGAAAAATCAAGAAGATGGatggaggagagagaagagagtacGGGCAATAGGATTTGGAAAAGATGACGATCTTGTAGGAAGAGATGGTCTTCTTGACGAAGGCAGAAGCAGCCTCAGGCGTCGATGATGATACCCAAGAGAGGGATGCAGCTATTGTTATTACTAACAATGGTAGAATTATCGTTCTCGCCGCCATGGAAGCAcagtaactctctctctctctctctctctctctctcaacactTGGAAAAGAAATCTACGCAATGGTGAACAAAAGAAGCTTTCGCCTTCGACGGAGGATATATTCTTAGAAAGTGGAAAAATGGAGATGACATCATTCAAAATGAAACGACATTGTATTGATCTGCCAAAGCGACGCCATTGTAGATGACGTCATTGCATTTGAGTATAAGTTTTGAAGCTTCTCATTTCTCtagacatttttctttttgggtttgacGAGTTTCCTTTAATCTACCCGGTAAAAGTGACATGTTTTTTTGAATATgcgagatgcacatatttttttaatagtagggacaaaattagaataaattttattaaaaatttatgtgcatctcacatattatgaaaaaaaaaaaaaaaaaagacatatgtcacttttatagactaggttgaaagaaaCTCCTCCAAtccaatttggaagaaaactttgtcctctCTCAAAACCTAACCCTCAGTCTCTATTATAATGACGTGAGatttaattgttaattattgGCAGGTtttccaaattaattaacttaattaattaggaaaaactaCCCTCTAAATTAGAGTgaataaaatagtgaaaagcaaagaaaaataataataataataataataataatttaagctgcaattaatactttaaaaacATCTCTTTAACAATTACAtccaaaaaaatccataaaataccaaaactacAATCAAATTGCTTATGGTTCTCGCTTTACATCCAATCCTGATAAAAGACTCTAAGCTCCAATTTGATATAGAACCTACTACATATCAAAACACTGAGTTGTTTCACATATGCATAATGGTAGCAACTGCATATGTGTAACGCCCCTAAATCTGACATTGACCAGTCTGATAAGGTTATTAGCAATTACTCCAATAGAGTTAACTGGTAGCTAACTGGGGAACCGCCCCTCCAAGCATAATCAGCGTAAATGCAtaagaaggtgaaataaatctaagtAATCTAATAACCATAAAGGAAGCATACATTATCCTCGAACatagacatggagcaactaataaaaatacaaataaccTGGTCAAACTTGATAAAAACATGAATATCTCTATCTTAAATAAATCTGTAGTTGCAACCTCGCAACTCCCCTCTTCCTAGAAAGAGGtttcctacaagatgtaataaccgcataagtctaaagacttagtaagtaaaccttacaGTTAAGTATAACATGAGCCAATTATTATTAAGTAGAAGTAAACGTCCATTTTGGCAAATGTTTGAAAATGTGTTGTCTATGTTAATAAACCATAAGATATTGTTTCGCTGACGGCAACCATCTAAAACTTTTAATGCATAAAACTAATGTTTAattaggtcataactatcatgtatggttTATCTGAAATATTACCCCTTATCAGCAGGGTTGGTGCTATCTCGAAGGACCTGTAATATAATGTTGATGCCCCAACCATTATACGCTACTGTTCATAACACTAGCAACCCGATCGAGTCCAACCTCGgatggcccacgctactaataatgtacgttATGTAGTGATACGCCACTTAAGGTTGCGCTagtcacgaaataaccattggatctaaggctcatatatcacatccacacacatttaaccatagaatcaagtttatatagtaagctcatagccattataccacacgtaccgatgtaccatgtcatacaatgcatcttatcaaccaattatgaagacagttaccaagttatgCAAAAGTAGGCATGTTCATATTATGCGTGTGCTCAATCAGTTAACATATCACACGTTAGATAATGGGTTAGAATTATTTTTCAGAGTGGTAGCGAACATTCGATACTGATGGGGCAAACGTTCGGGTAGTATTACACAATGGCTCAAAGGGTTTAGGCATATGTTTGGGTATTAGCCAGTGGTTTAAATATTGGTCAACGAATGATTGGGGTGGTCCTTTAGGAAACGCTTGTACTAAGGTTAGGAGCGAACATTCGGGTGGTCCCCTGGTGAACGTTCAGGCAGAAAGATTTGTTTTGGTTTATTTCGGGAAGATCTCAAAGAAATGGGTCACTCATAGAAGGGTCATGTAATTTTGTTATAAAAcccttaaagaaaaatatatgatgtgttctttgacaaaaaatttgttggttacactacaaaaaaacgattttttattgacataggtttactgacgtgtcaggttgtttgacacgtcagtaaatcctcctgacggggcaatcctgacgtgtttcagtcgtgaagaatgtgggtgtcaggaattggcaatttctgacgtgccaaatatgacacgtcagaaattcctgacgtgttagatcCAACATGTTAGAAAATactgacgtgttggatttaacacgtcaaaaaatattccaaacgtgtcaaaaaatgacacgtcagaaattcctaacgtgtcatttttcacacgttaggaaattttttgatgtgccaaaaatggcacgtcaggaattcctgacgtgtgatttttaacacgtcaggaattactgacgtgtcatcttttgacacgtcaacaaatttaaaattattaaaaaataataatttttctttttttaatttttttctggattttttttaattaaaaatattttttttaattctggaaCAGTTCGTCTTCTCCGATCCCCCAGCTCTCCCTGATCtcttccttcctccattttcactctctctctctctcttctttcttccattttcactctctctctctctctctctcttctttcctccattttcactctcttttctctcttctttccttcattttcaaaaacccaaacccaaaaaatcaataaaaaatcaaaaacccaaatcaaa encodes the following:
- the LOC132190955 gene encoding uncharacterized protein LOC132190955, which gives rise to MHLGDGFLSYICSWFVLELLECLLCKPYLFLSFNKLCLAVFMILVESVTSTGISALVIVVYEHVIATIVLSLLAFFLDNIDLSKHWAKHDPLHSIYNGPHLPPRKSQILEHHRTGEDMGSTPLGCRSIGCSVVEGASSSNLYVGSCTSVLPSRTILNCDDELIWHNPNCLSLCICDIIVILETKVGRRACLGHHITWGGHDIEHAERALYLYPTWVLGELQGVKVTGLSYYVMTWAIKKKGVVFEVAFNPVLVVFSFLLQTFLLGNSAHLGSIIGGVFVILGLYLILWAKANDMEEERTVADDSAYSLLSSTMKVEGKSSTMLPTQKRVQQ
- the LOC132190137 gene encoding glutaredoxin-C4-like — translated: MAARTIILPLLVITIAASLSWVSSSTPEAASAFVKKTISSYKIVIFSKSYCPYCRKAKNVFKELKQVPHVVELDQREDGSDIQDALSDIVGRRTVPQVFINEKHIGGSDDTIEAYESGELAKLLGIDVEDEQEL